One stretch of Microcoleus sp. FACHB-672 DNA includes these proteins:
- a CDS encoding alkaline phosphatase, whose amino-acid sequence MPNNNTSDNSAPQNNSVIFIHPDGTTPSHYALARYETAGPDGRINWDRMDSAGSYLSHIKDQLTATSNAGAVVHAYGVKPQADSYGLDEEGNPIVSLSAQEGLADQGTTIMEEAIAAGKATAVINSGFIAEPGTGVFLADVESRSQTEAITAEVVESGVNVILGGGETDYLPEGTVGFFGEEGTRTDGRNLIEEAEEMGYTVVYTREQLQSLPEGTSKVLGIFAAEDTYNDTTEEDNAGNRLDNYGQPGNLNPPTVGEMLEAALPILAKDEDGFFVVLEEEGTDNFGNNNNGRGVVEAAIRADEAIGVAQDFIDNERPNTLLITTADSNAGGVQANETDVIAGGNVGTTPVNPTLPNRSDAVAVPLDGQNGRTTEPFITGPDENGLRYDYGISYAGLPDFGSDVVSKAYGLNADLLPSTHDNTEIYRLMYQTLFNEALPSPVPAPEPTPATPATEDKGNVIFIHPDGTTPAYFTLARLEEVGPDGRLNWDMMSDAGVYINSLEDQMTATSNAGAVVHSLGTKPQADSYGLDENGDPVISRSGKQGVTIMEEAIAAGKATAVINSGFIAEPGTGVFLADVENRNQTEAITAEVLESGVDIILGGGETDYLPEGTTGFFGEEGTRTDGRNLIEEAEEMGYTVVYNREQLQDLPEDASKVLGIFAAEDTYNDTTEEANTAAGLDNYGQMGNENPPTVAEMLEAALPILNRDAQGFMVVLEEEGTDNFGNNNNGRGLIEATQRADDAIGVAMDFINNEDPNTLLVTSADSNAGGPQVYDVDADEPVGTIETNPTLPDDSDAVEVPLDGRDGRNTEPFVAAADANGNEYPFAIAYATVNDVPDGVLTKTYGLNAGDLPSSHENTYIYELMYRTLFGQNSLPTLIEGTPQSETLLGGPDRDLVRGNEGDDIIAGSVNDDFLYGEEGNDLIRGDLNTVQAGGSAGGDDLLSGGLGDDLLFGQGGDDQLYGGDGNDQLFGDAGDDLLFGGLGQDSLVGGEGKDRFVLASGENGDVDTLNDFRIGEDFIAMMEGVAFDQLVFSQSGGSTVITANDSMLAMIRGINSTDLIATADTTFVMM is encoded by the coding sequence ATGCCAAACAACAACACGTCGGACAACAGCGCCCCCCAAAATAACAGCGTCATTTTCATTCACCCCGATGGCACGACGCCCTCTCACTATGCCCTGGCTCGTTATGAGACAGCAGGGCCTGACGGTCGCATTAACTGGGACAGAATGGATAGCGCCGGCTCCTATTTGTCACATATTAAAGATCAGCTCACGGCCACGTCAAACGCAGGTGCAGTGGTTCATGCCTATGGCGTGAAGCCCCAGGCAGATTCCTATGGATTGGATGAGGAAGGGAATCCCATCGTTTCTTTGTCGGCGCAAGAAGGCTTGGCTGATCAGGGAACGACCATTATGGAAGAGGCGATCGCGGCGGGTAAAGCAACCGCTGTGATCAACTCTGGCTTTATTGCCGAACCTGGAACAGGCGTGTTTCTGGCTGATGTGGAAAGTCGCAGTCAGACAGAAGCGATTACAGCAGAAGTGGTGGAGTCTGGCGTTAATGTCATCTTGGGTGGTGGCGAAACCGATTACCTACCTGAAGGTACCGTTGGCTTCTTTGGTGAAGAGGGCACTCGCACCGATGGACGCAACCTGATCGAAGAAGCTGAGGAGATGGGCTACACAGTAGTCTACACTCGTGAGCAGTTGCAGAGCCTGCCCGAAGGCACCAGCAAAGTTTTGGGCATCTTTGCGGCAGAAGACACCTACAACGACACCACGGAAGAAGACAACGCTGGGAATCGGTTAGACAACTACGGTCAACCGGGCAATCTTAACCCGCCTACGGTTGGAGAAATGCTAGAGGCGGCTCTGCCGATTTTGGCAAAAGATGAAGATGGCTTCTTTGTGGTTCTCGAAGAAGAGGGCACGGATAACTTTGGCAACAATAACAATGGTCGGGGCGTGGTGGAAGCCGCCATTCGCGCTGATGAGGCGATCGGCGTTGCCCAAGATTTCATTGACAACGAGCGGCCCAACACATTACTGATCACCACCGCCGACAGCAATGCCGGCGGTGTACAGGCGAATGAGACCGATGTCATAGCAGGTGGTAACGTTGGCACCACTCCAGTCAACCCCACCCTGCCCAACCGCTCTGATGCCGTTGCCGTCCCCCTGGATGGACAGAACGGACGTACAACTGAACCCTTCATCACTGGGCCTGATGAAAATGGCCTTCGCTACGATTACGGCATTTCCTATGCTGGGCTGCCTGACTTTGGCTCTGACGTAGTCAGCAAAGCCTATGGTCTAAACGCGGATCTGTTACCCAGCACCCACGACAACACCGAGATTTACCGGCTGATGTATCAGACGCTGTTTAATGAAGCGCTGCCATCTCCCGTCCCGGCTCCTGAACCCACTCCTGCGACTCCTGCTACTGAGGACAAGGGTAACGTTATCTTCATTCACCCCGATGGCACGACCCCAGCTTATTTCACGCTGGCTCGCCTAGAGGAAGTGGGACCAGATGGCCGCCTGAATTGGGACATGATGTCTGATGCGGGCGTTTACATTAATAGCCTCGAAGACCAGATGACCGCCACCTCTAACGCCGGGGCAGTGGTTCACTCGCTGGGCACCAAACCTCAAGCTGATTCCTACGGGTTAGATGAAAATGGTGATCCTGTAATCTCTCGCTCTGGAAAGCAGGGTGTCACCATCATGGAAGAGGCGATCGCGGCAGGTAAGGCAACCGCTGTGATCAACTCTGGCTTTATTGCCGAACCTGGAACAGGCGTGTTTCTGGCTGATGTAGAAAACCGCAACCAGACGGAAGCCATCACGGCAGAAGTGCTGGAGTCTGGTGTTGATATCATCCTCGGCGGTGGCGAAACCGACTATTTGCCAGAAGGCACCACCGGCTTTTTTGGCGAAGAAGGTACTCGCACCGATGGACGCAACCTGATTGAGGAAGCCGAGGAGATGGGCTACACGGTGGTCTACAACCGCGAGCAACTGCAAGATCTGCCTGAGGACGCCAGCAAAGTTTTGGGGATCTTTGCAGCGGAAGACACCTACAACGACACCACCGAAGAGGCTAACACCGCAGCGGGATTGGACAACTACGGGCAGATGGGCAACGAAAACCCACCCACGGTTGCCGAAATGTTGGAGGCAGCTCTGCCCATTCTCAATCGCGACGCCCAGGGATTTATGGTGGTGTTAGAAGAGGAAGGCACCGATAACTTTGGTAATAACAACAACGGTCGGGGATTGATTGAGGCTACCCAGCGAGCAGATGATGCGATTGGCGTAGCAATGGACTTCATCAACAACGAAGACCCCAATACGCTGCTGGTTACATCTGCAGATAGCAATGCCGGTGGCCCTCAGGTGTATGATGTGGACGCCGATGAACCCGTTGGCACAATTGAAACCAATCCCACGCTGCCGGATGACTCCGATGCTGTGGAGGTGCCCCTCGATGGCCGAGATGGTCGCAACACTGAACCCTTTGTTGCGGCTGCCGATGCCAACGGCAACGAGTATCCCTTCGCGATCGCCTACGCCACAGTAAACGACGTTCCCGATGGTGTGTTGACCAAAACTTATGGTCTGAATGCGGGAGATTTGCCTAGCTCCCACGAAAACACCTACATCTATGAACTGATGTATCGGACGCTGTTTGGTCAAAACTCACTGCCCACACTCATCGAAGGCACTCCCCAATCAGAAACCCTGCTGGGTGGCCCTGATCGCGACTTAGTTCGCGGCAATGAGGGCGATGACATAATCGCAGGCTCCGTCAATGATGACTTCCTCTACGGTGAGGAGGGCAATGACCTGATCCGAGGTGACTTAAATACGGTTCAGGCGGGCGGCAGTGCCGGTGGTGATGACCTGCTCAGCGGGGGCTTAGGCGACGATCTCCTCTTTGGTCAGGGCGGCGATGACCAGCTTTATGGCGGTGACGGCAACGACCAACTCTTTGGCGATGCAGGCGATGACCTGCTCTTTGGCGGTCTGGGTCAAGATTCCCTGGTTGGTGGAGAAGGCAAAGATCGCTTCGTTCTCGCTTCCGGTGAGAATGGCGATGTCGATACACTTAACGATTTCCGTATTGGTGAAGACTTTATCGCCATGATGGAGGGAGTTGCGTTTGATCAGCTCGTGTTCTCTCAAAGCGGCGGCAGCACGGTTATCACCGCTAATGACAGTATGTTGGCGATGATTCGCGGCATCAACAGCACTGATCTCATTGCTACAGCCGATACTACGTTTGTCATGATGTAG